From one Marmota flaviventris isolate mMarFla1 chromosome 1, mMarFla1.hap1, whole genome shotgun sequence genomic stretch:
- the LOC114107672 gene encoding LOW QUALITY PROTEIN: olfactory receptor 7E178-like (The sequence of the model RefSeq protein was modified relative to this genomic sequence to represent the inferred CDS: inserted 2 bases in 1 codon; substituted 1 base at 1 genomic stop codon), with translation MSFSEDPDLQPILFVLFLCMYLVTILGNLLIILAVCFDSHLHTPMYFFLSNLSLANIGFISTRVPNMIVNIQIHNDIISAHTSLCEHLQPSTMAEVSMSLGKPKWERVQPVCTGLSDHEPRTSQKNHGSLSHQKANLTFIFPVTADRVVLFQLGFLGTTGQSSGGVPTACITCLRHKEVQNLTCIPEFHPISLSVDLDLDFLVTVLGNLLIILAISSDSHLHTPMYFLLSSLSLTDVDFVSITVPNLLVNIQTHKEVVSYVGCLTQMSLFAIFGCMNYMLLTLMAYDQCPSNTKAXNLTHISEFYLMQLSEDPNLQPILFGLFLSMYLVTVIGNLLIILAVSXDSHLHTPMYFFLSNLSLADIGFISTMVPKMIVNIQTHNRVISYVGCLTQMSIFGIFACMDYMLLSVMAYDRFVAICYPLHYLVIMNPHLCGFLILVSFLLSLLESQLHNSMILKITNFKSVEISSFFCDPSQLLNLSCSDTFSNNIVKYYLGAFYGLFPISGIFFSYYKIISSILRIPSSGGKYKAFSTYGSHLAVVGLFIGTGFGVYLGSAALPSPRKGTMASVMYTVVTPMLNPFIYSLRNRDIKGALRSLPSRMA, from the exons ATGAGCTTCTCAGAGGATCCAGACCTGCAGCCCATCCTCTTTGTACTATTCCTGTGCATGTACCTGGTCACCATCCTGGgaaacctgctcatcatcctggctgtcTGCTttgactcccacctccacactcccatgtacttcttcctctccaacctgtccttggctAACATTGGTTTCATTTCTACCAGGGTTCCAAACATGATTGTAAACATTCAAATTCACAATGATATCATCTC GGCCCATACCTCCCTTTGTGAACATCTACAACCTTCAACAATGGCAGAGGTGTCTATGAGCCTAGGAAAACCAAA GTGGGAAAGGGTGCAGCCTGTTTGCACTGGGCTGTCTGACCATGAACCTAGGACATCACAGAAGAACCATGGTAGCCTGTCCCATCAGAAGGCCAACCTGACATTTATCTTCCCTGTCACTGCAGATAGAGTGGTGCTCTTCCAGTTGGGATTCCTGGGGACCACAGGGCAGAGCAGTGGAGGGGTGCCTACTGCATGCATCAC ATGTCTGAGACATAAAGAAGTACAAAATTTAACATGCATCCCAGAATTCCACCCCATAAGTCTCTCAGTTGACCTAGACCTAGACTTCCTGGTCACAGTGCTGGGGAACCTACTCATCATCCTGGCCAtcagctctgactcccacctccacactCCCATGTACTTCTTGCTCTCCAGCCTGTCCCTCACTGACGTCGATTTCGTCTCCATCACTGTCCCAAATTTGCTGGTGAACATTCAAACTCACAAGGAAGTTGTCTCTTATGTGGGCTGCCTGACACAGATGTCTCTTTTTGCCATTTTTGGATGTATGAATTATATGCTTCTGACTCTGATGGCCTATGACCA GTGTCCAAGCAACACAAAAGCATAAAATTTAACTCACATATCAGAATTCTATCTGATGCAACTTTCAGAGGATCCAAACCTGCAGCCCATCCTCTTTggactgttcctgtccatgtacctggtcacggtgattgggaacctgctcatcatcctggctgtcag tgactcccacctccacacacccatgtacttcttcctctccaacctgtccttggctgacatTGGTTTCATCTCCACCATGGTCCCAAAGATGATTGTGAACATCCAAACTCACAACAGAGTCATCTCCTATGTGGGCTGCCTGACACAGATGtctatttttggcatttttgcaTGTATGGATTATATGCTTCTGAGTGTGATGGCCTATGATCGTTTTGTAGCCATCTGTTACCCCCTGCATTACCTGGTCATTATGAACCCTCACCTATGTGGCTTCTTAATTTTGGTATCCTTTTTATTAAGCCTTTTGGAATCACAGTTGCACAATTCGATGATCTTAAAAATAACCAACTTCAAGAGTGTGGAAATTTCCAGTTTCTTTTGTGACCCTTCTCAACTTCTGAATCTCTCCTGTTCTGACACCTTTTCTAATAACATTGTCAAATATTATCTGGGAGCATTTTATGGCCTTTTCCCCATCTCAGGGATCTTTTTCtcttactataaaattatttcctccaTTCTGAGGATTCCATCCTCAGGTGGgaagtacaaagccttctccacctatGGCTCTCACCTGGCAGTTGTTGGCTTATTTATAGGGACAGGCTTTGGAGTGTACCTTGGGTCAGCTGCATTGCCTTCTCCTAGGAAGGGTACAATGGCCTCCgtgatgtacactgtggtcacccccatgctgaacccattcatctacagcctgaggaacagggacattaAAGGTGCCCTGAGGAGTTTGCCCAGCAGGATGGCCTAA